A single window of Synechococcus sp. C9 DNA harbors:
- a CDS encoding 2Fe-2S iron-sulfur cluster-binding protein, with the protein MVTTTTASICFQKEGKEVIVANGANLRQQALANGIDLYTWTGKLMNCGGVGQCATCVVEILDGMEHCSPPTEFEQKKLRKKPQCRLACQTRVYGPVTVKTKP; encoded by the coding sequence ATGGTGACCACAACAACGGCCAGCATTTGTTTCCAAAAAGAGGGCAAAGAGGTGATTGTCGCCAATGGGGCTAATCTGCGGCAACAGGCTCTGGCCAATGGCATTGACCTGTACACCTGGACGGGCAAATTGATGAACTGTGGGGGCGTGGGGCAATGTGCCACCTGCGTGGTGGAAATTCTGGACGGCATGGAGCATTGTTCCCCCCCGACCGAATTTGAGCAGAAAAAACTCCGCAAAAAGCCCCAATGTCGCTTGGCCTGCCAAACCCGGGTGTACGGCCCGGTGACGGTCAAGACCAAACCCTAG
- the psbM gene encoding photosystem II reaction center protein PsbM, whose product MEVNILALIGTALLVLIPTAFLIILYVQTASRGEGQR is encoded by the coding sequence ATGGAAGTGAACATCCTGGCTTTAATTGGCACTGCCCTGCTGGTGCTGATTCCCACCGCTTTTTTGATCATCCTGTACGTGCAGACCGCCAGCCGGGGGGAAGGGCAACGCTAA
- a CDS encoding universal stress protein encodes MIRKILVAVSGTGHTEEMLNALIDLPCIAQTQVTVLHVVTPQASAQDMVAKQAEGVEILKNSLAKIHVCRQEGDTTACLKPAQVTTMLREGDPKDVVPRVADELAVDLIIMGSRGLGRLRAILENSVSQYVFQLASRPMLLVKDDTYVEKIQRILVAYDGSPSAKQSLELALFLLTDLKGGELVLADVNPNLEGVTLAELMQNPAASPVLAEAIQKVRQRGLKYRCVVSEGNPGVSLCRLAKEVAADLVLLGSPDRRPTIARSLVDLDRLLGNSLSDYVRVHADSPVLLVR; translated from the coding sequence ATGATTCGCAAAATATTGGTGGCGGTGTCCGGTACGGGTCACACGGAGGAAATGCTCAATGCCCTGATTGACCTGCCCTGCATCGCCCAGACCCAGGTGACGGTACTCCATGTGGTCACCCCCCAGGCTTCCGCCCAGGATATGGTGGCCAAACAGGCGGAGGGGGTGGAAATCCTCAAAAATTCCCTCGCCAAAATCCATGTCTGTCGGCAGGAGGGGGATACCACCGCTTGTTTGAAACCCGCCCAGGTGACCACCATGCTCCGGGAGGGCGACCCCAAGGATGTGGTGCCCCGGGTGGCGGATGAATTGGCGGTGGATTTGATCATCATGGGTTCCCGGGGGTTGGGGCGACTGCGGGCGATTTTGGAAAATTCCGTCAGTCAGTACGTGTTTCAACTGGCTTCCCGCCCCATGCTCTTGGTCAAAGATGATACCTATGTGGAAAAAATCCAGCGCATTCTCGTCGCCTACGATGGTTCCCCCAGCGCCAAACAAAGCCTGGAACTGGCTCTCTTTTTACTCACGGACCTGAAGGGAGGAGAATTGGTGCTGGCGGATGTGAACCCCAACCTGGAGGGAGTGACCCTGGCTGAATTGATGCAAAATCCAGCGGCCAGCCCTGTCCTAGCTGAGGCGATCCAAAAGGTGCGCCAACGGGGGCTGAAATACCGCTGTGTCGTCAGTGAAGGGAATCCGGGGGTGAGCCTCTGTCGTTTGGCCAAGGAAGTGGCCGCCGACTTGGTGCTGTTGGGTTCCCCGGACCGCCGCCCCACGATTGCCCGCAGTTTGGTGGATTTGGATCGCCTGCTCGGCAATTCCCTATCGGACTACGTGCGGGTGCATGCGGATAGCCCGGTGCTGTTGGTGCGTTAG
- a CDS encoding class I SAM-dependent methyltransferase encodes MDHPHNITKAVQNLYNTYPFPPEPLTDGAPPGYNWRWSVPAAHHFALGWVPAQWRELHILDAGCGTGVGTDYLAHLNPTAQVTGIDLSEAALGIAQERVARSGVGQRVQFRQLSLTDVQQLDKQFQYINCVGVLHHLPNPKAGLRALAGVLAPGGLMHVFVYAQWGRWEIRLMQKAIRLLQPAGDYRAGVTLGRQLFAHLPADNRLVRRERERWAWDNLQDATFADMYVHPQEIDYTVQTLFDLIADSGLEFLGFSNPRYWQLERLLAPLPAWLEVARQLPVQQQYELMEALDPELTHFELFLGRPPLTRHDWSNPTLLRQARPLRSPCMMGWPGRSLLDYDYQPVDLTPVQEQILAQSTGAVTVNDLLAQNPEATPAQVLDLQQRQLLWLQI; translated from the coding sequence ATGGATCATCCTCATAACATTACCAAAGCGGTACAAAATTTATACAATACCTATCCATTTCCCCCGGAGCCACTCACGGATGGGGCACCCCCAGGGTATAACTGGCGTTGGAGTGTCCCGGCGGCGCATCATTTTGCTTTGGGTTGGGTACCAGCCCAGTGGCGGGAACTACATATCCTGGATGCGGGGTGTGGAACGGGGGTGGGAACGGACTATCTGGCGCATTTGAACCCGACGGCGCAGGTGACGGGGATTGACCTGAGTGAAGCGGCTTTGGGAATTGCCCAGGAACGGGTGGCACGCTCTGGGGTAGGACAACGGGTGCAATTTCGGCAGTTGAGCCTGACGGATGTCCAGCAATTAGATAAACAATTTCAGTACATTAACTGTGTGGGGGTACTGCACCATTTACCGAACCCCAAGGCGGGTTTGCGGGCGCTGGCGGGCGTGTTGGCACCTGGGGGGCTGATGCACGTTTTTGTTTATGCCCAGTGGGGGCGGTGGGAAATCCGTTTAATGCAAAAGGCGATCCGTTTGCTCCAACCAGCGGGGGACTATCGGGCGGGGGTGACGCTGGGGCGGCAGTTGTTTGCCCATCTCCCGGCGGATAATCGGTTGGTGCGGCGGGAACGGGAACGGTGGGCTTGGGATAATCTCCAGGATGCCACCTTTGCGGATATGTATGTCCACCCCCAAGAAATTGATTACACTGTACAAACATTGTTTGACTTGATTGCCGATTCTGGGCTGGAGTTTTTGGGGTTTTCCAATCCCCGTTATTGGCAGTTGGAACGGTTGCTTGCCCCCTTGCCAGCATGGTTGGAAGTGGCTCGCCAGCTACCCGTACAGCAACAGTACGAATTGATGGAAGCCCTTGACCCGGAGTTGACCCATTTTGAATTGTTTTTGGGACGACCGCCCCTGACCCGCCACGATTGGAGCAACCCGACTTTGCTCCGTCAGGCTCGACCTTTGCGTTCCCCTTGTATGATGGGGTGGCCGGGGCGTTCCCTGTTGGATTATGACTACCAGCCGGTGGATTTGACCCCGGTGCAGGAGCAAATTCTGGCCCAGAGTACAGGGGCAGTGACGGTGAATGATTTATTAGCCCAGAACCCAGAGGCGACCCCCGCCCAGGTGCTGGATTTGCAACAACGGCAGTTGCTCTGGTTACAAATCTAA
- a CDS encoding pentapeptide repeat-containing protein gives MHPQTLSQRYAQGEKNFSRLDMAGADLSGIILAGADLRGSNLQAANLNGANLSRCRLSGANLRGASLRMANLRRTNLHQSNLSLCSLVWCDLSGADLREVDLRNAILDQPRPHPPRWLMMVINLLFLVAMGVLVFLGRWSAGLGFLGLALLVNLVAILWRSPTAANLRGADLRGADLTGAKLQGMYLLRAHCQGATLPNGWRYQFWLNWFPWD, from the coding sequence ATGCACCCCCAAACCCTCAGCCAACGGTACGCCCAAGGGGAAAAGAATTTCAGCCGTCTGGATATGGCTGGGGCGGACTTGAGCGGGATTATCTTGGCGGGGGCAGACCTGCGGGGCAGTAACCTACAGGCGGCGAATTTGAATGGTGCCAACCTGAGCCGTTGCCGTTTGAGTGGTGCCAACCTGCGGGGAGCGTCCCTCCGCATGGCGAATTTGCGCCGGACTAATTTGCACCAGAGCAATCTCAGCCTTTGCTCCCTGGTCTGGTGTGACCTGAGCGGTGCCGATCTCCGGGAAGTGGACCTGCGCAATGCCATTTTGGACCAGCCCCGCCCCCACCCCCCCCGCTGGCTGATGATGGTGATCAATTTATTATTTTTAGTAGCGATGGGTGTCCTGGTGTTCCTAGGGCGCTGGAGTGCCGGTTTAGGGTTCTTGGGCTTGGCGCTGTTGGTCAATCTGGTGGCGATCCTCTGGCGGAGTCCGACGGCGGCTAATCTACGGGGGGCTGACCTGCGGGGAGCGGATTTGACCGGGGCAAAACTCCAGGGAATGTACCTCCTGCGTGCCCACTGCCAAGGGGCGACCTTACCCAATGGTTGGCGTTACCAGTTTTGGTTGAATTGGTTTCCCTGGGACTGA
- a CDS encoding Uma2 family endonuclease, giving the protein MVLLPTPTIPPLENGDHLSQAEFERRYQAMPPGTHAQLIEGVVYMASPLRIKSHGEPHGNVVIWLGNYKVATPGVVLGIEPTVRLDPDNEPQPDAVLFIPGRQATISEDDFIVGAPELIVEIAASSAAIDVHDKKSAYARNRVQEYLVWRTLEQTLDWFRWVDGEYQAQSPNGDGIFRSQVFPGLWLDPVALVQGDLAQVLSVLAQGIHTPAHQEFIQNLTTTPPSSGWDQG; this is encoded by the coding sequence ATGGTACTTTTGCCCACGCCCACCATTCCACCATTAGAAAACGGGGATCATCTGTCCCAAGCGGAATTTGAACGCCGTTATCAGGCTATGCCCCCCGGCACCCATGCCCAACTCATCGAAGGAGTGGTTTATATGGCCTCCCCCTTGAGGATCAAAAGTCACGGCGAACCGCATGGCAATGTGGTCATTTGGCTGGGCAATTACAAGGTGGCGACACCGGGAGTGGTCTTGGGAATTGAACCCACCGTGCGGCTTGACCCGGACAATGAACCCCAACCGGATGCGGTGCTGTTTATCCCCGGTCGGCAGGCTACCATTAGCGAGGATGATTTCATTGTGGGGGCACCGGAATTGATTGTGGAAATTGCCGCCAGTAGTGCCGCCATTGATGTGCATGATAAAAAATCCGCCTACGCCCGCAATCGGGTGCAGGAATATCTGGTCTGGCGTACCTTGGAGCAAACCCTGGACTGGTTCCGCTGGGTGGATGGGGAGTATCAGGCGCAAAGTCCCAATGGGGATGGCATTTTCCGCAGTCAGGTGTTTCCAGGGCTGTGGCTGGACCCGGTGGCATTGGTGCAGGGAGATTTAGCCCAGGTTTTATCGGTGCTGGCACAGGGCATCCATACCCCCGCCCACCAGGAATTTATCCAAAACCTTACGACCACTCCCCCCAGTTCCGGCTGGGATCAGGGATAA